The following coding sequences lie in one Lysobacter capsici genomic window:
- the btuB gene encoding TonB-dependent vitamin B12 receptor, with translation MRALNLSFAIACALALPTVAAAAPAGEATDLDEVVVTANRTAVSVNDLLTPVEVLDRTDIQRSQARDLNDLLRGRAGITLANQGGAGKLTTLFLRGSESDHVLVLVDGIRIGSPTSGLAALQDLPLELIDRIEIVRGPRSSLYGADAIGGVIQVFTNREQQGFAPRMHVGGGSNDSIEFGTGFGGRSGRGWFGADYSFRKTQGINACRGAGFPVFAGCFTDEPDRDGYESHSLSLRGGVEISDQWSIEGQALRVEGENHYDGDFGNYSETVQQVIGGKLDWRASDTVHVQLSAGRNVDGSQNYDLKSPGAYPGSVSPGQRIGFFTTNRDSATLQADFNLFEGHTLTAGFDWLRDEVDSNTVYDELERDNKAGFVQYQGRFGNQSFEASVRRDDNEQFGGHTTGGAAWGLNFAERWRVTAGYGTAFKAPTFNELYFPFFGNANLKPEESKTWELGLAYRGDNFNARIDGFDTRVDQLITFDSAINLPNNIERARMRGAEIGIDTTFAEWTLAASASFLDTENRVGFYRGNDLPRRAKHSGRIDLDRAFGKFRIGATAVGYGSRYDDVGNSSRVGGYGTFDLRAEYAISDALSLQARVANVFDREYETVSYYNQPGREWFVTLRYAPKN, from the coding sequence CTGCGTGCCCTGAACCTTTCCTTCGCCATCGCCTGCGCCCTCGCGCTGCCGACCGTCGCGGCCGCGGCGCCCGCCGGCGAGGCCACCGACCTGGACGAAGTCGTCGTCACCGCCAACCGCACCGCGGTCAGCGTCAACGACCTGCTGACCCCGGTCGAGGTGCTCGATCGCACCGACATCCAGCGCAGCCAGGCACGCGATCTGAACGATCTGCTGCGCGGCCGCGCCGGCATCACCCTCGCCAACCAGGGCGGCGCCGGCAAGCTGACCACGCTGTTCCTGCGCGGCAGCGAATCCGACCACGTGCTGGTGCTGGTCGACGGCATCCGCATCGGTTCGCCGACCTCGGGCCTGGCCGCGCTGCAGGACCTGCCGCTGGAGCTGATCGACCGGATCGAAATCGTGCGCGGCCCGCGTTCGAGCCTGTACGGCGCCGACGCGATCGGCGGCGTGATCCAGGTGTTCACCAACCGCGAGCAGCAGGGCTTCGCCCCGCGCATGCACGTCGGCGGCGGCAGCAACGACAGCATCGAATTCGGCACCGGTTTCGGCGGCCGCAGCGGCCGCGGCTGGTTCGGCGCCGACTACAGCTTCCGCAAGACCCAGGGCATCAACGCCTGCCGCGGCGCCGGCTTCCCGGTGTTCGCCGGCTGCTTCACCGACGAGCCCGACCGCGACGGCTACGAGAGCCACTCGCTGTCGCTGCGCGGCGGCGTCGAAATCAGCGATCAGTGGAGCATCGAAGGCCAGGCGCTGCGCGTGGAAGGCGAAAACCACTACGACGGCGACTTCGGCAACTATTCCGAAACCGTCCAGCAGGTGATCGGCGGCAAGCTCGATTGGCGTGCGTCGGATACGGTGCATGTGCAGCTCAGCGCGGGACGCAATGTCGACGGCTCGCAGAACTACGATCTCAAGAGCCCGGGCGCGTATCCCGGTAGCGTTTCTCCGGGGCAGCGGATCGGCTTCTTCACCACCAATCGCGACAGCGCGACCTTGCAGGCCGATTTCAACCTGTTCGAAGGCCACACGTTGACCGCGGGCTTCGATTGGCTGCGCGACGAGGTCGACAGCAACACCGTGTACGACGAACTCGAACGCGACAACAAGGCCGGTTTCGTCCAGTACCAGGGCCGCTTCGGCAACCAGTCGTTCGAAGCCAGCGTGCGCCGCGACGACAACGAACAGTTCGGCGGCCACACCACCGGCGGCGCCGCGTGGGGCCTGAATTTCGCCGAGCGCTGGCGCGTGACCGCGGGCTACGGCACCGCATTCAAGGCGCCGACCTTCAACGAGCTGTACTTCCCGTTCTTCGGCAACGCCAATCTCAAGCCGGAAGAATCCAAGACCTGGGAACTGGGCCTGGCGTACCGCGGCGATAACTTCAACGCGCGCATCGACGGCTTCGATACCCGCGTCGATCAGCTGATCACCTTCGACTCGGCGATCAACCTGCCCAACAACATCGAACGCGCGCGCATGCGTGGCGCCGAGATCGGCATCGACACCACTTTCGCCGAATGGACCCTGGCGGCGAGCGCGAGCTTCCTCGACACCGAGAACCGGGTCGGCTTCTACCGCGGCAACGATCTGCCGCGCCGCGCCAAGCACAGCGGCCGCATCGACCTGGATCGCGCGTTCGGCAAGTTCCGCATCGGCGCGACCGCGGTCGGTTACGGCTCGCGTTACGACGATGTCGGCAACAGCAGCCGCGTCGGCGGCTACGGCACCTTCGACCTGCGCGCCGAGTACGCGATCAGCGACGCGCTGAGCCTGCAGGCGCGCGTGGCCAACGTGTTCGATCGCGAGTACGAAACCGTGTCGTACTACAACCAGCCCGGCCGCGAGTGGTTCGTGACCCTGCGTTACGCGCCGAAGAACTGA